One segment of Meriones unguiculatus strain TT.TT164.6M chromosome X, Bangor_MerUng_6.1, whole genome shotgun sequence DNA contains the following:
- the LOC132650146 gene encoding ferritin light chain-like, translated as MSARSRSRSQSHRNYPTEVGAIIGRLISMHLQASDTYLSLGFFFKGNTSVEGLVHFFRNLSEEKRQGAYLLMQSQQSSCDLYFTGQTLPSYQCDGSLDAMETSLALEKNLNQVLLDLHALGFANSDLQLCHFLETHFLEKEAKLIEKITDNLRNLRQQATEVDSLSEYLLKKLTFNGD; from the coding sequence ATGAGTGCccggagccggagccggagccagagccatcgaaattaccccactGAGGTGGGGGCCATTATTGGCCGCCTGATCAGCATGCATCTTCAGGCTTCAGATACCTATCTCTCTCTGGGATTTTTCTTCAAAGGTAACACATCTGTGGAAGGCCTGGTTCACTTCTTCCGAAATCTGTCTGAAGAGAAGCGCCAGGGTGCCTATCTTCTGATGCAAAGTCAGCAGAGCAGCTGTGACCTCTACTTTACTGGGCAGACACTGCCCTCCTATCAGTGTGATGGGAGCCTGGATGCCATGGAAACTTCCTTGGCCTTGGAGAAGAACCTGAATCAAGTCCTTCTGGATCTGCACGCCCTGGGGTTTGCTAACTCAGACCTCCAACTCTGCCACTTCTTGGAGACACACTTCTTAGAGAAGGAGGCGAAGCTCATCGAGAAGATTACCGACAACCTGAGGAACCTCCGCCAGCAGGCGACTGAGGTTGACAGCCTGAGTGAGTATCTCCTCAAAAAGCTCACGTTCAATGGTGACTAG